From Chromatiales bacterium, a single genomic window includes:
- a CDS encoding peptidylprolyl isomerase yields the protein MEDPVGPGKLVELTYKVIDAKTRSVLTGVEFPIGYVHGVNEVLAPQVTAELEGRLPGDVIEVPIDCTKIYGPRDESLVVTDLIENVPEEYRELGMSILMENQNGETKTFIVTRLDENTITIDGNNPLCGREVLFRLEILRVRDATPEEMSFGGPVDANPDVSEIVGKGVKVKSVLE from the coding sequence ATGGAAGACCCGGTCGGCCCGGGCAAACTCGTCGAGTTGACCTACAAGGTCATCGATGCCAAGACTCGCAGCGTGCTGACGGGCGTCGAATTTCCGATCGGCTATGTCCACGGCGTCAACGAGGTGCTTGCGCCGCAGGTGACCGCGGAGCTTGAAGGCCGGTTGCCGGGCGATGTCATCGAGGTGCCGATCGACTGCACCAAGATTTACGGCCCGCGCGACGAGTCGCTGGTGGTCACGGACCTGATCGAGAACGTGCCGGAAGAGTACCGGGAGCTGGGCATGTCGATTCTGATGGAGAATCAGAACGGCGAAACCAAGACCTTCATCGTCACGCGCCTCGATGAAAATACCATCACCATCGACGGCAACAATCCGCTGTGCGGTCGGGAGGTCCTGTTTCGCTTGGAGATTCTGAGGGTTCGCGATGCGACCCCCGAGGAGATGTCCTTCGGCGGGCCAGTCGATGCCAATCCGGATGTAAGCGAGATCGTGGGCAAGGGCGTCAAGGTCAAGAGCGTTCTCGAATAG
- a CDS encoding adenylyl-sulfate reductase subunit alpha, translating into MKFKTIVEDGIDILVAGAGLGGTGAAFEARYWGQNKKIVIAEKANIDRSGAVAQGLYAINCYMGTRFGENNPEDHVRYARIDLMGMVREDLLFDMARHVDSAVHQFEEWGMPIMRNPKTGSYLREGRWQIMIHGESYKPLVAEAAKKSADKVFNRICVTHLLMDEAKDNRVAGAVGFNVRTGNYHVFKSKTVIVGAGGASNIYKPRSVGEGAGRVWYAPWSSGSAYGLLIQAGAKMTQMENRIVLARFKDGYGPVGAYFLHLKTYTQNGLGEEYESKWWPSLQQIVGKEYLDPEASHLTHRPIPTCLRNHAFISEVNAGRGPIHMVTMEAFQDPHLEEIGWHNFLGMTVGQAVLWAATDVDPKYENPELTTSEPYVMGSHATGCGAWCSGPEDISPPEYFWGYNRMTTVEGLFGAGDAVGGTPHAFSSGSFTEGRLAAKAACQYIDDGKAEGIVVTDTQIERRRKEIYKPMEHYKVYRNEITAGSVNPNYINPRQALDRLQKLMDEYAGGVTVSYMTNEKLLNIGLKKMKLLEEDLEKIAAEDIHELLRAWEVKHRHLTSEAVMQHTLFRKETRWPGYYYRGDFLKVDDQNWHVLTVSRRDPKTGEYTMEKAPCYHLISEKEEKAA; encoded by the coding sequence ATGAAATTCAAGACTATCGTTGAAGACGGGATTGACATCCTGGTCGCCGGCGCCGGCCTCGGTGGCACCGGTGCGGCGTTCGAGGCCCGCTACTGGGGCCAGAACAAGAAGATCGTCATCGCCGAAAAGGCGAACATCGACCGTTCCGGCGCCGTTGCGCAGGGCCTGTACGCAATCAACTGTTACATGGGCACCCGCTTCGGTGAGAACAATCCGGAAGACCATGTTCGCTACGCGCGTATCGACCTGATGGGCATGGTCCGCGAGGACCTGCTGTTCGACATGGCCCGCCATGTGGACTCGGCTGTGCACCAGTTCGAGGAATGGGGCATGCCGATCATGCGCAACCCGAAGACCGGTTCGTATCTGCGCGAAGGTCGCTGGCAGATCATGATCCACGGTGAGTCCTACAAGCCGCTCGTCGCCGAGGCCGCCAAGAAGTCGGCCGACAAGGTGTTCAACCGCATCTGCGTCACGCACCTGCTGATGGACGAGGCGAAGGACAACCGCGTGGCCGGTGCTGTTGGCTTCAACGTGCGCACGGGCAACTATCACGTCTTCAAGTCGAAGACCGTGATCGTCGGCGCCGGCGGTGCATCGAACATCTACAAGCCGCGTTCGGTCGGCGAGGGTGCGGGTCGCGTGTGGTACGCGCCGTGGTCCTCCGGTTCGGCCTATGGCCTTCTGATCCAGGCCGGCGCCAAGATGACGCAGATGGAAAACCGCATCGTGCTGGCGCGCTTCAAGGACGGCTATGGCCCGGTCGGCGCCTACTTCCTGCATCTGAAGACCTACACCCAGAACGGCCTCGGCGAAGAGTACGAGTCGAAGTGGTGGCCGTCGCTGCAGCAGATCGTCGGCAAGGAATACCTGGATCCGGAGGCGTCCCACCTGACGCACCGTCCGATCCCGACGTGTCTGCGCAACCATGCATTCATCTCCGAGGTGAATGCAGGCCGTGGTCCGATCCACATGGTCACGATGGAAGCGTTCCAGGACCCGCATCTCGAAGAGATCGGCTGGCACAACTTCCTGGGCATGACCGTGGGTCAGGCCGTGCTGTGGGCCGCGACCGACGTCGATCCGAAGTATGAAAACCCGGAACTGACGACCTCCGAGCCGTACGTCATGGGTTCGCATGCGACGGGTTGTGGTGCCTGGTGTTCGGGTCCGGAGGACATTTCGCCGCCCGAGTACTTCTGGGGCTACAACCGCATGACGACCGTCGAAGGTCTGTTCGGTGCCGGTGACGCCGTCGGTGGTACGCCGCACGCGTTCTCGTCCGGTTCGTTCACCGAAGGCCGTCTGGCCGCCAAGGCCGCCTGCCAGTACATCGACGACGGCAAGGCCGAGGGCATCGTGGTGACGGACACGCAGATCGAGCGTCGCCGCAAAGAGATCTACAAGCCGATGGAGCACTACAAGGTCTATCGCAACGAGATCACCGCCGGCAGCGTCAACCCGAACTACATCAACCCGCGTCAGGCCCTGGATCGCCTGCAGAAGCTGATGGACGAGTACGCTGGTGGTGTGACGGTCAGCTACATGACCAACGAGAAGCTGCTCAACATCGGTCTGAAGAAGATGAAGCTTCTGGAAGAGGACCTCGAGAAGATCGCAGCCGAGGACATCCACGAGCTGCTGCGCGCCTGGGAAGTCAAGCATCGGCATCTGACCTCGGAAGCCGTCATGCAGCACACCCTGTTCCGCAAGGAAACCCGGTGGCCCGGCTATTACTATCGCGGTGACTTCCTGAAGGTCGACGATCAGAACTGGCACGTGCTGACCGTCTCGCGTCGTGACCCCAAGACCGGGGAATACACGATGGAGAAGGCGCCCTGCTATCACCTGATCTCGGAAAAAGAAGAGAAAGCGGCCTGA
- the aprB gene encoding adenylyl-sulfate reductase subunit beta yields MPTFVYMTRCDGCGHCVDICPSDIMHIDTVTRRAYNIEPNMCWECYSCVKACPHQAIDVRGYADFAPLGHSVRVKRDEEKGVIAWRIKFRNGKKDMDLLAPITTKPWGSAIPQLREVPAPSAEQRKSQLLYNEPKYIRLDDGDIHTLKSNGLKLKAGVYY; encoded by the coding sequence ATGCCAACTTTTGTCTACATGACCCGTTGTGACGGTTGTGGTCATTGCGTCGATATCTGCCCGTCGGACATCATGCATATCGACACGGTCACCCGTCGTGCCTACAACATCGAACCGAACATGTGCTGGGAGTGCTACTCCTGCGTGAAAGCCTGTCCGCATCAGGCGATCGACGTGCGCGGTTATGCCGACTTTGCCCCGCTCGGTCACTCCGTCCGCGTCAAGCGCGACGAGGAGAAGGGTGTCATCGCCTGGCGCATCAAGTTCCGCAACGGCAAGAAGGACATGGACCTGCTGGCGCCGATCACCACCAAGCCGTGGGGCAGCGCCATTCCGCAACTGCGTGAGGTTCCGGCGCCAAGCGCCGAACAGCGCAAGAGCCAGCTCCTGTACAACGAGCCGAAATACATCCGCCTTGATGATGGTGACATCCACACCCTCAAGTCGAATGGCCTCAAGTTGAAAGCCGGGGTGTACTACTAA
- a CDS encoding adenylyl-sulfate reductase, with protein sequence MFAYNPFAELSAIISPEIMQGYIVLMVILVIGGTILDMMHKQSAKYFFENAKKAQKSAKRQLSGGEKAGLALQTLTNEVLTSSEFKSTRRRISHLFTMYGFVLFVLATAVLIFAYPTSTDAGIWPVIWHVGAIALCIGGYWFWFSIRVDVASEGVKWYHLNGRGDLFILGLLFSATFGLLWSITQQNAVAGWTMAFFVLFVAASTMLFGTVFWSKFAHMFFKPAAAYQKKVIKADGSRENLPADFDLSDPAVHARFPDVPEYMGKNPPNMGLGINREAPRHY encoded by the coding sequence ATGTTTGCGTATAACCCATTCGCCGAACTCTCGGCGATCATCTCGCCGGAGATCATGCAGGGCTACATCGTCCTGATGGTCATCCTCGTGATCGGCGGCACGATTCTCGACATGATGCACAAGCAGAGTGCCAAGTATTTCTTCGAGAATGCCAAGAAGGCCCAGAAGAGCGCGAAGCGCCAGCTCAGCGGCGGCGAAAAGGCGGGCCTGGCCCTGCAGACGCTGACCAACGAGGTGCTGACCTCTTCGGAGTTCAAGAGCACGCGTCGCCGTATCTCGCACCTGTTCACGATGTACGGGTTCGTGCTGTTCGTGCTGGCCACCGCGGTGCTGATCTTCGCCTACCCGACGTCGACCGACGCCGGAATCTGGCCGGTGATCTGGCATGTGGGCGCGATTGCCCTGTGCATCGGCGGTTACTGGTTCTGGTTCTCGATCCGCGTGGATGTCGCTTCCGAAGGCGTGAAGTGGTATCACCTCAACGGTCGCGGCGACCTGTTCATCCTGGGCCTGCTGTTCTCGGCGACGTTCGGTCTGCTCTGGTCGATCACCCAGCAGAACGCGGTCGCCGGCTGGACCATGGCGTTCTTCGTGCTGTTCGTCGCGGCCAGCACCATGCTGTTCGGCACGGTGTTCTGGTCGAAGTTCGCGCACATGTTCTTCAAGCCCGCCGCTGCCTATCAGAAGAAGGTCATCAAGGCCGACGGCTCGCGCGAGAATCTGCCGGCTGACTTCGACCTGTCGGATCCGGCGGTTCACGCCCGGTTCCCGGACGTTCCAGAATACATGGGCAAGAATCCGCCCAACATGGGGCTCGGTATCAACCGCGAAGCGCCCCGTCACTACTGA
- a CDS encoding serine/threonine protein kinase produces the protein MPGGNPADVDSGAVYRALGPDQVLNALESLGWACDGRLLALNSYENRVYQVGIEDAEPVIAKFYRPGRWTDAAIGEEHAFARELADEEIPAVPPLADDSGKTLHHIGGYRVAVYPRRGGRAPELDDLDNLEILGRHMARVHAVGAVRPFAHRPVLDVASFGDASRDYLLANDWLPGHLTAAYESVSRDALERVRACYARAGRVGAIRLHGDAHPGNILWRDGVPNLVDFDDSRMGPAIQDLWMFLSGDRPDRTVQLDAILEGYCQFREFDPRELNLIEALRTLRIMHHAAWIARRWDDPAFPPAFPYFAEPRFWEDHVLTLREQMAAMDEAPLVWS, from the coding sequence ATGCCCGGAGGCAATCCGGCTGACGTCGATTCGGGCGCCGTCTATCGCGCGCTGGGGCCGGACCAGGTGCTCAACGCACTGGAAAGTCTCGGCTGGGCCTGCGACGGCCGCCTGCTGGCGCTGAACAGCTACGAGAACCGCGTCTACCAGGTCGGCATCGAGGATGCCGAACCGGTGATCGCGAAGTTCTACCGGCCCGGACGCTGGACCGACGCCGCGATCGGCGAGGAGCACGCCTTCGCGCGCGAACTCGCCGACGAGGAGATTCCCGCCGTACCGCCGCTGGCCGACGACAGCGGCAAGACCCTGCACCATATCGGTGGATATCGCGTGGCGGTCTACCCGCGGCGCGGCGGGCGTGCGCCCGAACTCGACGACCTCGACAATCTGGAGATTCTCGGCCGGCACATGGCGCGTGTGCATGCCGTCGGCGCCGTGCGCCCGTTCGCCCACCGGCCCGTTCTGGACGTGGCGTCGTTCGGCGATGCGTCCCGTGATTATCTGCTCGCGAACGACTGGCTGCCCGGGCATCTGACCGCGGCGTACGAGTCGGTCAGCCGCGATGCGCTGGAGCGGGTGCGCGCCTGCTACGCACGCGCCGGCCGGGTCGGCGCGATTCGGCTGCACGGCGATGCGCACCCCGGCAACATCCTGTGGCGCGACGGCGTGCCGAACCTCGTGGATTTCGACGATTCGCGCATGGGGCCGGCGATCCAGGATCTGTGGATGTTTCTGAGCGGGGATCGCCCCGATCGCACCGTGCAGCTCGATGCGATTCTGGAGGGCTACTGCCAGTTTCGGGAATTCGATCCGCGCGAGCTGAATCTGATCGAGGCGCTGCGCACCCTGCGCATCATGCACCACGCCGCCTGGATCGCCCGGCGCTGGGACGACCCGGCGTTTCCGCCGGCCTTTCCGTATTTCGCCGAGCCGCGGTTCTGGGAGGACCACGTCCTGACCCTGCGCGAGCAGATGGCGGCGATGGACGAGGCGCCGCTGGTCTGGAGCTGA
- a CDS encoding midcut-by-XrtH protein, with protein MKFVNRVLGLGLLLAPQLALGGNGGAIVHAPFASAVPGIGGLGLVTLGVLLGVLAARLIRRPQGSGSKLMISAFAVAALASGASGVKLIGDAKAGMTMLAMVLSGGGTVELPDENDCFQVFNDTTVTQQIIDVQGYPPAILTACTNGGVSNGGVYRGTCSESPSTVLNVGDFCDIQVNLPVPP; from the coding sequence ATGAAATTTGTCAATCGAGTGCTCGGTCTGGGCCTGCTGCTGGCGCCACAGCTGGCGCTGGGCGGGAACGGCGGCGCGATCGTTCACGCGCCGTTCGCGAGCGCGGTTCCGGGTATTGGCGGCCTCGGACTGGTCACCCTCGGGGTACTGCTCGGCGTGCTGGCCGCGCGGCTCATCCGGCGCCCGCAGGGCAGTGGATCGAAGCTGATGATCAGCGCGTTCGCCGTGGCCGCCCTTGCTTCGGGCGCCAGCGGCGTGAAGCTGATCGGTGACGCAAAGGCCGGCATGACCATGTTGGCCATGGTCCTCAGCGGCGGCGGTACGGTGGAGTTGCCGGACGAGAATGACTGCTTTCAGGTGTTCAACGACACGACCGTGACGCAGCAGATCATTGATGTCCAGGGCTACCCGCCCGCGATCCTGACCGCCTGCACGAACGGTGGAGTCTCCAACGGCGGTGTCTATCGCGGCACGTGCAGCGAGTCGCCGTCCACGGTGCTGAACGTGGGGGATTTCTGCGATATCCAGGTGAATCTGCCGGTACCGCCGTAG
- the cysS gene encoding cysteine--tRNA ligase gives MLRIHNTLTRDKQPFEPLVPGEVRMYVCGMTVYDYCHLGHARVLVVFDVVYRYLMHRGFRVTYVRNVTDIDDKIIARAAQNGEPMDALTGRFIHAMHEDADALGVLRPTHEPRATGHVDSMLEMIGRLLDNGLAYVADNGDVCYSVKDFPGYGKLSGKQLDDLRAGARVDVAEGKRDPLDFVLWKSAKPGEPSWPSPWGDGRPGWHIECSAMSTECLGDTFDIHGGGMDLQFPHHENEIAQSEGATGHPFVRYWMHNGFVRVNEEKMSKSLGNFFTVREVLSSYSPEEVRFFILASHYRSALNYGDEQLDAARGALTRLYTALRGLPDAAPAAIVEPRARFTAAMDDDFNTPEAIAVLFELAREVNRVREADPASAAALGAAMRELAGVLGLLQGDAEAYLQQGAGEGGMSADRIEALIAGRAEARRARDFARADGIRDELAAAGVTIEDGAQGTTWRRG, from the coding sequence ATGCTGCGCATCCACAACACCCTGACCCGCGACAAACAGCCGTTCGAACCGCTCGTGCCCGGCGAGGTCCGCATGTACGTGTGCGGCATGACCGTGTACGACTACTGCCACCTCGGCCATGCGCGCGTGCTCGTGGTGTTCGATGTGGTCTATCGCTACCTGATGCACCGTGGCTTCCGGGTCACCTATGTGCGCAATGTCACGGACATCGACGACAAGATCATCGCCCGTGCCGCGCAAAACGGCGAGCCGATGGATGCGCTGACGGGGCGCTTCATCCACGCCATGCACGAGGATGCCGACGCGCTGGGCGTGCTCCGTCCCACGCATGAGCCGCGCGCGACCGGGCACGTCGATTCGATGCTGGAGATGATCGGCCGGCTGCTCGACAACGGGCTCGCCTATGTCGCCGACAACGGCGACGTCTGCTACTCGGTGAAGGATTTCCCGGGCTACGGGAAGCTCTCGGGCAAGCAGCTCGACGACCTGCGCGCCGGCGCCCGCGTGGACGTCGCCGAGGGCAAGCGCGACCCGCTGGATTTCGTGCTGTGGAAGTCCGCCAAGCCCGGCGAGCCGAGCTGGCCCTCGCCCTGGGGCGACGGCCGGCCCGGCTGGCACATCGAATGTTCGGCGATGTCGACCGAGTGTCTCGGCGACACCTTTGATATTCATGGCGGCGGCATGGACTTGCAGTTCCCGCACCACGAAAACGAGATCGCCCAGAGCGAGGGCGCGACCGGGCATCCGTTCGTGCGCTACTGGATGCACAACGGCTTCGTGCGCGTGAACGAGGAGAAGATGTCCAAGTCCCTGGGCAACTTCTTCACGGTGCGCGAGGTGCTCTCGAGCTATTCGCCGGAAGAGGTGCGGTTCTTCATTCTGGCGAGCCACTACCGCAGTGCGCTGAACTACGGTGATGAGCAGCTTGACGCCGCACGCGGCGCCTTGACCCGGCTGTACACGGCGCTGCGCGGGCTGCCGGACGCGGCGCCCGCGGCGATTGTCGAGCCGCGCGCGCGGTTCACGGCCGCGATGGACGACGACTTCAACACGCCCGAGGCGATCGCAGTCCTGTTCGAACTCGCACGCGAGGTCAATCGCGTTCGTGAGGCCGACCCCGCCTCCGCCGCCGCCCTGGGGGCCGCGATGCGCGAACTTGCCGGCGTGCTTGGTCTGTTGCAGGGCGATGCCGAGGCCTACCTGCAGCAGGGCGCGGGCGAGGGGGGCATGTCCGCCGACCGCATCGAGGCGCTGATTGCCGGGCGCGCCGAGGCCCGCCGGGCGCGGGATTTCGCCCGCGCCGACGGCATCCGCGACGAACTCGCCGCGGCCGGCGTGACCATCGAGGACGGTGCCCAGGGCACGACCTGGCGCCGGGGCTGA
- a CDS encoding peptidyl-prolyl cis-trans isomerase → MSRFALVFALVLAGALPAAAQAVQVELKTSLGPVVLELDTEKAPKTVENFLAYVRDGHYDGTVFHRVIPGFMAQGGGFDKDLNQKSTRATIENESGNGLTNSRGTIAMARTNAPHSATAQFFINLIDNDFLNKKGSRWGYAVFGKVVAGMEVVDEMAAIPTGARGPFRQDVPKTDIVIESARILETAVAQEPTTGTQEAPK, encoded by the coding sequence ATGTCCCGCTTCGCCCTCGTTTTTGCGCTGGTCCTGGCCGGCGCCCTGCCCGCGGCCGCGCAGGCCGTCCAGGTGGAACTCAAGACCAGCCTCGGCCCCGTCGTGCTGGAACTCGACACCGAGAAGGCACCGAAGACCGTCGAGAACTTTCTCGCCTATGTTCGCGACGGCCACTACGACGGCACGGTGTTCCACCGCGTGATTCCGGGCTTCATGGCCCAGGGCGGCGGCTTCGACAAGGACCTCAACCAGAAGTCGACGCGTGCCACCATCGAGAACGAGTCCGGCAACGGCCTGACGAACAGCCGCGGCACGATCGCCATGGCGCGCACGAATGCGCCGCATTCGGCGACCGCGCAGTTCTTCATCAACCTGATCGATAACGACTTCCTGAACAAGAAGGGCTCGCGCTGGGGCTACGCCGTGTTCGGCAAGGTCGTCGCGGGCATGGAAGTGGTCGACGAGATGGCCGCGATCCCGACCGGCGCGCGCGGACCGTTCCGCCAGGATGTGCCGAAGACCGACATCGTCATCGAATCGGCGCGCATTCTCGAAACCGCCGTTGCGCAGGAACCCACCACCGGAACCCAGGAGGCCCCGAAATGA
- a CDS encoding peptidyl-prolyl cis-trans isomerase, producing the protein MIRMHTTLGTIDIELDHAKAPITAKNFEQYVRDGHYDGLIFHRVINNFMIQGGGYTADMKERKTRAPIQNEAKNGLGNRVGTIAMARTSAPHSASAQFFINVSDNKFLDYPGQDGWGYCVFGRVVDGMPTVEKIKSVATGNRAGHSDVPVDSVTIERAEVIEG; encoded by the coding sequence ATGATCCGCATGCATACGACGCTCGGCACGATCGACATCGAGCTGGATCACGCCAAGGCGCCGATCACGGCAAAGAACTTCGAACAGTATGTGCGCGACGGCCATTACGACGGCCTGATCTTTCATCGCGTGATCAACAACTTCATGATCCAGGGCGGCGGCTACACCGCCGACATGAAGGAACGCAAGACCCGCGCGCCGATCCAGAACGAGGCAAAGAACGGCCTCGGCAACCGCGTGGGAACGATCGCCATGGCGCGCACCAGCGCGCCGCATTCGGCGTCCGCGCAGTTCTTCATCAATGTCTCGGACAACAAGTTCCTCGACTATCCGGGTCAGGACGGCTGGGGCTACTGCGTGTTCGGCCGCGTGGTCGACGGCATGCCGACCGTGGAAAAGATCAAGAGCGTGGCGACCGGCAACCGCGCCGGCCACTCCGACGTGCCGGTCGACTCCGTCACGATCGAACGCGCGGAAGTCATCGAAGGCTGA
- a CDS encoding UDP-2,3-diacylglucosamine diphosphatase, which yields MSQSLFISDLHLADERPATVALFLRFAAGRARDAERLYILGDLFDAWVGDDDSDGCHGEVIGALRDLTAAGTAVFIQHGNRDFMLGGAFANSTGAQIIDDPHRVQLGSVDTLLMHGDLLCTDDVQYQAVRRMVRDPAWQAPLLARPLAERRALAAEYRKKSGETTSLLPADIMDVNADTVIETMRAQSVSRLIHGHTHRPGDFPVALGTTEAERIVLADWHEDGGEVLVADDNGLHREAVTH from the coding sequence ATGTCGCAAAGCCTGTTCATCTCCGACCTGCATCTCGCCGACGAACGTCCGGCGACGGTCGCGCTGTTCCTGCGCTTTGCCGCCGGACGCGCGCGCGACGCCGAGCGGCTCTACATCCTCGGCGACCTGTTCGATGCCTGGGTGGGCGATGACGACAGCGATGGCTGTCATGGCGAAGTCATCGGGGCATTGCGTGATCTGACCGCTGCCGGCACTGCGGTATTCATTCAGCACGGCAACCGGGATTTCATGCTCGGCGGCGCGTTTGCGAACAGCACGGGCGCGCAGATCATCGACGACCCACACCGTGTGCAGCTCGGCAGCGTCGACACCCTGCTCATGCACGGCGATCTGCTGTGTACCGATGACGTGCAGTACCAGGCGGTGCGGCGCATGGTGCGCGATCCGGCCTGGCAGGCACCGTTGCTGGCACGCCCACTCGCCGAGCGGCGCGCGCTGGCGGCCGAATATCGAAAGAAGAGCGGCGAGACGACCTCGCTGCTGCCGGCGGACATCATGGACGTCAACGCCGACACCGTGATCGAAACCATGCGCGCGCAGTCGGTCAGCAGACTCATTCACGGCCACACGCATCGTCCCGGCGATTTCCCCGTCGCACTGGGGACGACGGAGGCCGAGCGCATCGTGCTTGCGGACTGGCACGAAGACGGCGGCGAAGTGCTGGTCGCCGACGACAACGGCCTGCACCGCGAAGCCGTGACGCACTGA
- a CDS encoding acyl-CoA ligase (AMP-forming), exosortase A system-associated: MPTLIGDLILEAAQRTPDAIALRHAKQALGYAQLADAVERVAGAIAGLGLARGERVAVYLPKRFETVIALFAAARAGLCFVPVNPVLKAEQVGHILRDCNVRVLISQAARFDGLGAEIAASADLRALVSVDTAPVTASGLAVFDWSGFADTPGAALHRSIDADLAAILYTSGSTGRPKGVVLSHRNLVAGAQSVAEYLQNTTDDRLLAALPFSFDYGFSQLTTAFLTGASVTLLDFLLPRDVLRAIERDRITGLAGVPPMWAQLAQLEWPAGLDKHLRYLTNSGGKMPRAVLDALRAQVPKAQVFLMYGLTEAFRSTYLPPAEIDRRPDSMGRAIPNAEILVVREDGSECDANETGELVHRGALVGLGYWNDPARTAERYRPAPCRPGEIPVAETAVWSGDLVRRDTDGYLYFEGRRDDMIKTSGYRVSPTEVEEVVYRCAGVAEVAAVGIEHAMLGQAIVLLIVATGETDPSATIMEICRGALPNYMQPAEVIVRDALPRNANGKIDRRALALEYRALFA; encoded by the coding sequence ATGCCTACCCTGATCGGCGATCTGATCCTCGAAGCGGCGCAGCGCACGCCGGATGCCATCGCGCTGCGCCATGCGAAACAGGCGCTCGGCTATGCGCAACTCGCCGACGCGGTGGAGCGCGTGGCCGGCGCAATCGCCGGGCTCGGTCTCGCACGCGGCGAACGCGTGGCGGTCTATCTGCCCAAGCGCTTTGAAACCGTCATTGCGCTGTTCGCCGCCGCGCGCGCGGGCCTGTGTTTCGTGCCGGTCAATCCCGTGCTCAAGGCCGAACAGGTCGGCCACATCCTGCGCGACTGCAATGTACGCGTGCTGATCAGCCAGGCCGCGCGGTTCGATGGCCTCGGCGCGGAAATCGCGGCGAGTGCGGACCTGCGCGCGCTCGTCAGCGTGGACACGGCACCCGTCACAGCTTCCGGCCTCGCGGTATTCGACTGGTCCGGATTCGCCGACACCCCCGGCGCCGCCCTGCACCGCTCGATCGACGCCGACCTCGCGGCGATCCTGTATACCTCGGGCTCCACCGGCAGGCCGAAAGGCGTGGTGCTCTCGCACCGCAACCTGGTCGCCGGTGCCCAGAGCGTGGCCGAGTACCTGCAAAACACCACGGACGACCGTCTGCTCGCGGCGCTGCCGTTCAGCTTCGACTATGGTTTCAGCCAGCTCACGACGGCGTTCCTGACCGGCGCATCGGTCACGCTGCTGGATTTTCTGCTGCCGCGCGATGTGCTGCGCGCGATCGAACGCGACCGCATCACCGGGCTCGCCGGCGTGCCGCCGATGTGGGCGCAGCTCGCGCAGCTCGAATGGCCGGCCGGGCTCGACAAGCATCTGCGCTATCTCACGAACTCCGGCGGCAAGATGCCACGCGCGGTGCTCGACGCCCTGCGTGCGCAGGTGCCGAAGGCGCAGGTGTTCCTGATGTACGGGCTGACCGAGGCGTTCCGCTCGACCTATCTGCCGCCCGCGGAAATCGACCGCCGGCCGGATTCCATGGGCCGTGCGATCCCGAATGCCGAGATCCTCGTCGTGCGCGAGGACGGCAGCGAGTGCGACGCGAACGAGACCGGCGAACTCGTGCACCGCGGCGCACTGGTCGGACTCGGCTACTGGAACGACCCCGCGCGCACCGCCGAACGTTACCGTCCGGCGCCGTGCCGGCCCGGCGAGATTCCCGTCGCCGAGACCGCCGTGTGGTCCGGCGATCTGGTCAGGCGCGATACCGACGGCTACCTTTACTTTGAAGGGCGCCGCGACGACATGATCAAGACCTCGGGTTATCGCGTGAGCCCGACCGAGGTCGAGGAAGTCGTCTATCGCTGCGCGGGCGTGGCCGAGGTCGCGGCCGTGGGGATCGAGCACGCCATGCTTGGCCAGGCGATCGTGCTGCTGATCGTCGCCACTGGCGAGACCGATCCCAGCGCAACGATCATGGAGATCTGCCGCGGCGCCCTGCCGAACTACATGCAGCCGGCCGAGGTGATCGTGCGCGACGCACTGCCCAGAAATGCCAACGGCAAGATCGACCGCCGCGCGCTGGCGCTCGAATACCGGGCGCTGTTCGCATGA